One Coffea arabica cultivar ET-39 chromosome 5e, Coffea Arabica ET-39 HiFi, whole genome shotgun sequence DNA segment encodes these proteins:
- the LOC113687629 gene encoding uncharacterized protein: protein MATPRNVKEIQRLTVRMAALNRFLSRSAVRGLPFFRILKAPKDFQWTDECQKAFTDLKAYLVELPTLTAPEQGETLFLYLSACNEAVSAILVREDGGAQRPIYYVSRALQGPEMRYTPAEKLVLALVHAARKLRPYFQTHSIVVRTDQPLRQILTKPEVSGRMTKWAVELAEHDIGYQPRTAIKAQALADFLAEGASLSTTEPSSLPEEAWSEEPWVLFVDGASSKEGSRTGLLLTSPTGEELTYALRFDFPASNNEAEYEALLTGLRIAHQMGVTAIKVKSDSQLVVNQVRGEYETKEDVMKRYLAKVREARALFDIFEIERVPRSQNKRADALSKLASSSFAHICKEVLVEVVKQKSVDQVQVLAIDSPASWMTPIADFLRSGNLPANKIEARRLHLRAAKYAYAEGTLYRRSYSSPWLKCVTPEEGDYVLREVHEGLCAAHVGSRVLAKKCLLLGYYWPSIFQDAAALVQKCRACQVHAPLRHQPTREMVPIHSPWPFAQWG from the coding sequence ATGGCCACTCCACGAAATGTGAAAGAGATCCAGCGACTCACGGTAAGGATGGCCGCCCTGAATAGGTTCCTCTCACGGTCCGCGGTAAGGGGGCTCCCCTTCTTCCGAATCCTAAAAGCGCCCAAGGATTTTCAGTGGACCGATGAGTGCCAGAAGGCCTTCACCGACCTGAAGGCGTATCTGGTCGAGCTGCCCACCCTGACAGCCCCGGAGCAGGGAGAAACCTTGTTCCTGTACTTGTCCGCTTGCAACGAGGCCGTCAGCGCGATTTTGGTGCGGGAAGACGGGGGGGCTCAGAGGCCAATATATTATGTTAGCCGCGCCTTACAAGGTCCGGAAATGCGGTATACGCCGGCAGAGAAGCTGGTCCTCGCCCTGGTACATGCTGCCCGGAAGCTTCGACCATACTTCCAGACCCACAGCATTGTGGTCAGGACCGATCAGCCCTTGCGACAGATACTCACAAAACCTGAGGTCTCGGGTAGGATGACTAAGTGGGCCGTCGAGCTCGCCGAGCACGACATCGGCTACCAGCCCCGCACCGCTATCAAAGCCCAGGCCCTAGCGGACTTTCTCGCCGAAGGAGCCAGTCTGTCCACAACTGAGCCGAGCTCCCTGCCCGAGGAGGCCTGGTCGGAAGAGCCTTGGGTACTGTTCGTGGACGGGGCCTCAAGCAAGGAGGGAAGCCGAACTGGCCTGCTACTCACCTCGCCCACAGGGGAAGAGCTGACCTACGCGCTCAGGTTCGACTTCCCGGCATCCAATAACGAGGCCGAGTACGAGGCCCTATTGACAGGGTTGCGGATAGCCCACCAGATGGGTGTAACCGCGATCAAGGTCAAGAGCGATTCTCAGCTCGTAGTCAACCAAGTCCGCGGGGAGTACGAAACTAAGGAAGACGTCATGAAGAGATACTTGGCCAAGGTACGAGAGGCGAGAGCCCTGTTTGACATTTTCGAGATCGAGCGGGTGCCGAGGTCACAGAACAAGCGGGCGGACGCCCTGTCAAAATTGGCATCCTCCTCGTTTGCCCACATTTGCAAGGAGGTCCTAGTCGAGGTGGTCAAGCAAAAAAGCGTTGATCAGGTTCAGGTCCTGGCCATAGACAGCCCGGCCTCATGGATGACCCCCATCGCAGATTTTCTCAGATCGGGAAACCTCCCCGCCAACAAAATCGAAGCCCGCCGACTCCATCTCAGAGCTGCTAAGTACGCCTACGCCGAGGGGACCCTCTACAGAAGGTCTTATTCATCCCCCTGGCTAAAGTGCGTAACTCCTGAAGAGGGCGATTACGTCCTCCGTGAAGTCCACGAAGGATTATGCGCGGCGCATGTGGGGTCCCGGGTACTGGCCAAAAAGTGCCTTCTCCTGGGCTACTATTGGCCCTCGATTTTCCAAGATGCGGCGGCTCTGGTTCAGAAATGCCGAGCCTGTCAGGTGCACGCCCCGCTGCGCCACCAACCCACTCGGGAGATGGTCCCCATCCACAGTCCTTGGCCCTTTGCCCAGTGGGGATAG
- the LOC113743233 gene encoding LOW QUALITY PROTEIN: probable leucine-rich repeat receptor-like serine/threonine-protein kinase At3g14840 (The sequence of the model RefSeq protein was modified relative to this genomic sequence to represent the inferred CDS: inserted 2 bases in 1 codon), protein MTHNKMFLRCHPGFSDASAAAAIFIFLLVMLASGATLVSDEVEVLKEIAKTLGKTDWDFSVDPCSGQSNWRNTTAPKEFANAVTCDCSFEDNTTCHVSSIVLKSLSLPGTLPAELVKLPYLREFDVSRNCLSGNIPPIWGTMQLVNMSLYGNRISGIIPKELGNISTLVNLTLDFNXSGPIPPELGNLTRLKKLTLTSNDWSGELPVTLAKLTALTIFRIGGCNLTGSIPNFIENWKSIQNLVIQGSGLSGPIPPGIASLTNLTDLRISDLSGNETAFPLFSNATNMTTLILRSCNIAGQLPDYLGSLAHLKVLDVSFNKISGQIPRNLDTSNTVFMYLTGNNIMGSIPDGMLNSRVYRDVSYNNFTPSNSGSSSCQATNLNLFASSWKNNKSITFPCLQSFQCQQNWSSLHINCGGREVKIGDTSYEDDSQPGGPSKFYQSGTNWGFSSTGHFMDNKNESLTYVLSNGSRFSGNDANDLYSEARLSPLSLTYYGFCLLNGNYMVKLHFAEIKFTDDGTYRSLGKRIFDIHIQGKLIRKDFNIETTIGGVSIGGVNKPLVLNIPAVVIDSTLEIRFYWAGKGTTDIPYKGVYGPLISAISVDHVPSQHGVSVGAIVGIVLAVLFTVSLVLAILRWKFRMQPSRTTQQDVRGLDQQTGSFTLRQIKYATNNFDSSNIIGKGGFGSVYKGNLSDGTIIAVKQLSSKSTQGNREFLNEIGVISAVQHPNLVKLYGCCVEGDQLLLVYEYMENNSLGRALFGLEEHQLELDWPTRRKICVGIARGLAYLHGESRLKIVHRDIKASNVLLDKELNPKISDFGLARLHEDEDTHISTRVAGTFGYMAPEYAMRGYLTDKADVYSFGVVLLEIVSGKSNAGFKPKEEEEYLNLLDWAHLLKKEIKLMELVDSRLGPDVNENEIMLTIEIALLCTSISPAARPGMSTVVSMLEGRVEDQKSILDSSAWSASVKDISDEQYLLSTFDESQPQSTSSDLPFTASSTSASDLYPISLETGFLDDES, encoded by the exons ATGACACACAACAAGATGTTTCTCCGGTGTCATCCTGGATTCTCAGATGCTTCTGCGGCTGCAGCAATATTCATCTTCTTGCTGGTAATGCTTGCCTCTGGAGCCACTTTGGTATCAGATGAAG TGGAAGTTTTGAAGGAAATTGCAAAAACATTAGGGAAGACTGATTGGGATTTCAGCGTAGATCCCTGTAGTGGACAATCAAACTGGAGAAATACTACTGCACCAAAGGAGTTTGCGAATGCGGTTACTTGTGATTGTTCCTTTGAAGATAACACTACCTGTCATGTCAGTAGTAT AGTATTGAAATCACTGAGTCTTCCGGGAACACTGCCAGCAGAATTGGTCAAACTCCCTTACCTCCGTGAGTT TGATGTTTCTCGGAACTGCCTTTCTGGTAATATCCCTCCAATATGGGGTACCATGCAGCTTGTGAACAT GTCCCTCTATGGTAACCGCATATCAGGAATAATACCAAAAGAACTTGGAAACATCAGCACACTTGTGAATCT AACTTTGGACTTCAA CAGTGGACCTATACCTCCAGAGCTTGGGAATCTTACACGCTTAAAAAAACT AACTCTTACCTCGAATGATTGGAGTGGGGAGTTGCCTGTGACATTGGCTAAGTTGACCGCCTTGACCATTTT tcgGATTGGTGGCTGCAACTTGACGGGAAGTATTCCTAATTTCATCGAAAACTGGAAAAGTATACAGAATTT AGTGATCCAGGGTAGTGGTTTAAGTGGGCCAATCCCACCTGGCATTGcttctttaacaaatttaacTGATTT GAGAATTAGTGATTTGAGTGGAAATGAGACTGCTTTTCCTCTCTTTAGCAATGCGACTAATATGACGACGCT GATATTGAGGAGTTGCAATATAGCAGGGCAGTTACCAGACTATCTTGGCTCCCTGGCACACTTGAAAGTCTT GGACGTCAGTTTCAACAAAATTAGTGGACAAATTCCAAGAAACTTGGACACTTCAAACACGGTTTTCAT GTACCTCACAGGAAACAACATCATGGGATCTATCCCTGACGGGATGCTCAATAGCAGAGTGTATAG AGACGTTTCATACAACAATTTTACTCCTTCAAATTCAGGATCCTCGAGTTGCCAAGCCACGAACTT GAACTTATTCGCTAGCTCTTGGAAGAACAACAAATC GATCACGTTTCCATGCTTGCAGAGTTTCCAATGTCAGCAAA ACTGGTCCTCTTTACATATAAATTGTGGTGGAAGAGAAGTAAAAATTGGTGATACGAGCTACGAAGACGATTCACAGCCTGGAGGGCCATCAAAATTCTACCAGAGTGGAACGAACTGGGGATTTAGCAGCACTGGTCACTTCATGGATAATAAAAACGAGTCTCTGACATATGTCCTGAGTAATGGTTCAAGATTTTCAGGGAATGACGCAAATGATTTATACTCGGAAGCAAGACTTTCTCCTCTTTCACTGACGTATTATGGGTTCTGTCTGCTAAATGGAAACTACATGGTAAAGCTTCACTTTGCTGAAATCAAGTTTACTGATGATGGAACATACCGCAGCCTCGGAAAGCGCATATTTGATATACACATTCAG GGAAAGTTGATCCGGAAAGACTTCAATATTGAGACCACAATAGGTGGCGTTTCAATAGGTGGCGTCAATAAACCTTTAGTTCTAAACATTCCTGCTGTAGTTATTGACAGTACATTAGAGATCCGCTTCTACTGGGCTGGAAAAGGAACGACTGATATCCCCTACAAGGGAGTGTATGGTCCTCTAATATCTGCCATTTCTGTGGATCACG TACCATCACAACATGGCGTATCAGTAGGTGCTATAGTTGGGATTGTACTTGCAGTTTTGTTTACCGTATCTCTGGTTCTAGCCATACTTCGGTGGAAATTCCGCATGCAACCCAGTCGAACAACGCAGCAAG ATGTAAGAGGTCTAGATCAACAAACAGGATCATTCACCCTGAGACAAATCAAGTACGCAACAAACAACTTTGATTCTTCCAATATAATTGGAAAAGGTGGTTTTGGTTCTGTCTACAAG GGAAATCTGTCTGACGGAACCATCATTGCGGTAAAGCAGCTTTCTTCCAAATCGACCCAAGGAAACCGTGAATTTCTGAATGAAATAGGCGTGATTTCTGCTGTACAACACCCTAATCTCGTAAAGCTCTATGGATGCTGCGTCGAGGGAGACCAATTGTTGCTTGTATACGAGTACATGGAAAATAACAGCCTTGGTCGTGCATTGTTTG GTCTTGAAGAGCACCAGTTGGAATTAGATTGGCCAACAAGGCGTAAGATCTGTGTTGGTATAGCAAGAGGTTTGGCCTATCTCCATGGAGAATCGAGGTTGAAGATTGTCCATAGAGACATCAAAGCCAGCAATGTGCTACTTGATAAGGAGCTAAATCCTAAGATATCAGATTTTGGCCTGGCGAGGCTTCATGAAGACGAAGACACCCATATAAGTACCCGCGTTGCTGGAACCTT TGGATATATGGCACCTGAATATGCAATGAGAGGCTACTTAACTGACAAAGCAGATGTCTATAGCTTTGGAGTTGTTCTTCTGGAAATTGTCAGCGGAAAGAGCAACGCTGGTTTTAAAccaaaggaggaggaggagtacTTGAATCTTCTCGACTGG GCTCATCTCTTgaagaaggaaataaaattgATGGAACTAGTTGATTCCAGATTGGGACCAGACGTCAACGAAAATGAGATCATGTTGACAATTGAAATAGCCCTGCTTTGCACCAGTATATCTCCGGCCGCTAGGCCTGGTATGTCAACAGTGGTGAGCATGCTAGAAGGAAGAGTAGAGGATCAAAAGTCGATTCTAGACTCGAGTGCATGGAGTGCCAGTGTGAAGGATATCAGTGATGAGCAATACCtgctatcaactttcgatgagAGCCAGCCGCAGAGCACGTCAAGTGACCTGCCATTTACTGCATCTTCAACATCTGCTTCTGATTTATACCCCATCAGTCTAGAGACTGGTTTTCTGGACGACGAGTCATGA